From the genome of Solanum lycopersicum chromosome 7, SLM_r2.1:
TAGGAatgttcgctgagatgacaggCAGCTACCTcccaatcctccacaagatggaTCGGAAACAAAGAGAATGGGAGGTATCACAAAAATCCGGGcacgtaacctacaaaaatttgtagaagcaaggggtgagtaccaaaccaagCGGTACCCAACAAGTAAACCtttaaacacaagttaagtgaacaaaatacgggtactccttacaccctatctaaacctccacgctacagcctaacagtttatagtttaccaaacacacaacttaataaccacactctataagtttacacattctcaataacaactcaatattcaacagtcacaagcttcatagagaaacaatcacaagatcagcaaaacacgtgtttaagttcatcaataataaaatgtacaaTGCCATGGGATGCAATGTcgaatatagtgatgcatgtctttcttaacgatacacacccgctgtctctcagtccgggacccatgggggacatatctgtccatgcatctatcgcggcgcacgacacgaccctcgataatagtaaccttcgcggcgcgtGATACGTCCCTTGAAATATGATATCCATCACGGCGCACGATACGaacctcgaaatggtacatcctcttaccacaacaatatctcagatacaatgcaaatgacatgctcaaatgaaaataaggaGATAACCAGTTTGATACCAAAGCgcaatttacaacaaggaatacaacaccaacaaataagcaacaagtctccaaatcattcttaacatcacacaaggaaaaaCACGAATTTCATaagcttaacaagagtttagaaatccactttcCTTAGTCAATagaataattactcttggacttgTGCCTTCcttttccgttgagcttccgaaccaatggaatctattcaagtatatattcacaataaggttttagaactaacaacactcacacttttatgtgtttaatcaTAACCAAAACATTTCactccaaatttataatcaagttcgtaattcttgatgccaagtaacatttcaactattataTTTTCCATGTTTCAAGTGTAAAATTTCAtcccaattttctttttcaatatcataatttaaatggtACTCACAAAATATCATTCACCAAATATTTAAGTAATATACATACCAATATATCTAAATTTGAACCATAATACAATAACTACGAATCTAAAAATTACACTCGAAAGAATTCATATTTACGTAGCAGAATTATgatccattttctttcttttcaactcTTTTCCTCTAACccatgattcaacaagccttcaaacctaaatattgtatataatatatatatatatatataattacacatattaatatatcaaatttggATCTTAGTATGGTAACCATAATACAAAATCGTACCCAACAATCGATTAAGCCACCAATGACTTTCAGAATTAATATCTTAAACTGACATAAATTACaccaaaaagaattatcaaaattcttggattttcaaTGATTAACTCGTCAAGATTATAATTAATAGCTTTCATGTCTATGACTACTTAATTTACTACATAGCTTCTCACAATTTCTTGTAAAACACAGCACATAAAAAAACAGTGAACTAGCCGCTTTGTCAAATCAAAATGCAAACAAAAACAAACTCAACCTTAgcctattattatattatacatacatacatgtgtgtgtatatatatatatatatattccaatggaaattacttaaatattaattattgctACAATGTATCATCTTTAGAAAATTTCCACACAAATTGCCAGAATCCACGTGCACAATAACCCTTCAAACTCAATTTTCTCattaacttttttctttttcctatttgaccactaattatttatattaaaaaagaatttcacaATTATGCATGTAtacaaaatcattatttaagAACTTAATTCTAACTGATGTAACTTGGCCGCCGATTTGATTATGCTGAGGTTATGAAATCCTAACCGAGAGGTTTCctgtttgttttattattattattaaaaaaaagatttaaaattatatagggtattaaattaatattttgactTGTCCCATTAACCtccaatataataaattatttaatatatatccATTAATTAGATAAcagtagttttttttaaaatcaacttTACCAACTTATTATAAATGACTCGGAACAACTATCGGGAGGGTTAAAACTATAACgtttatgaaattttctaaatatgaattttctGGTCATTAAATTATCCACCACttaaaatcatgttcgtcctcgaacacaAAGTGAAAGAAAGTACCTGAAGCTTAAAAAATAtgaggatatctggcacgcatgtcGGACTCTAcctcccaagttgcctctcccaGCGATCGGTGCTTCCACTGCACttttactgaagcaatctccttggtcctaagcttttgaatctgcctatccaaaatatctataggctcctcctcaaatgtcaagtctggacccaaCTCCATAGAATCAAGTGAATGCACAAGAGATTCATCCAGAATGtacttccgaagcatagagacatgaaaaacaggatgaactgccaacaaactaggtggcaaggccaactcataggccacctctccaAGTCTGCTCAAAATCTCAGAAGGTCCAATGAATCTAGGGCTAAGTTTGCCCTTCTTTCcgaacctcatcacacccttcatgggtgatactcggagccaaacatgatcacccccCATAAACACTAAGGCTCTAACTCTATGGTCCGCATAACTTTTTTGTCGACTCTGAGATGTCAATAATttatactgaatcatacggacttgctccatagcatctctaagcaagttTGTATCgaaagagtccatctccgccgaatcaaaccaaTCAATCAGAGATCTACACTGTCTACCATACAaagcctcaaatggggccatctggatactacagtaataactattattgtaggcaaactctgCTAAGTGTAAATGTCGATCGCATCTATCACCGAAATCGATCACACATGCTCGAAGCATAACTTGCAACACCTGAATCGTCCGCTCAGACTaaccatctgtctgagggtgaaaggctCTACTCATATCTAACTAGGTACCTAGACCATGCTGTAGTGCCTTCCaaaagtgagaagtaaatagtgaacctcgatcggatatgatagaaataggaactcCAAGTAGTCGTACAATATGGTTGATATATAgctcggctaacttttctgtCATATACTTCACCCGAACTAGGATGAAGTGGGaagatttcgtcagcctatccaCAACGAcacaaatagagtcataaccacccactgtggtaggcaaacccacaacaaagtccatggTATTctgctcccacttccaagtaggaataggcatcctctaAGATACACCCCCAAGTCGCTGGTACTCACACTTGACCTactggcaagtcaaacacctcgaaacaaagtctgaaatattcctcttcatcccacaccaccagtaatgttgactcagatcatgatacatcttcgccgctcccggatggatggaataccgagaacaatgggcctcctcaagaatcaatctaatcaaatcacCTGTCTTAGGCACACAAATCCTTTCTGCGATCTGtaagacaccatcagaatcaaggacatCCTCCTTAGCTTCCTCACgcaatactttgtctcgaatgagacataatttttcatcatcaaactggtgtgcACAAATCTACTTGACTAAAGAAGAttgagcctcaataaaagcaatcatcccatcactctcctcTGAGATCTGCAatcggacaagactgttagctaacaGTTGAACATATatagccaatggtctctcctcacgactaagagatgcaagactccccatgctatgaGTCTTCGTACTTAAAGCATCGGTAAAACATTGGCCTTCCTCGAATGAgacagaatggtcacatcatagtccttcagctactcaagccatctccgctgcctcaaattcaaatctctcTGACTAATGATATACTGgagactccgatgatcagtgaagatctcacaatgcactccatacaaataatgacgccataacatAAGTACAAGTACCACTGCTGCCAAAACCACATCAtaagtagggtagttcttctcatgggacttcaattgcctagaagcataagcaatcactttccccttctgcatcaacacaccacccaatccaactcctgaagcatcacaatacactgtgaagtctacaccctcctcaggtagagtcaacactgGAGCTGAAGTTAATAAACTCTTGTGTTTTCTAAAGCTCtgctcacactcatcagaccagaaaaaacacaaattttgtcgagtcaatctagttaatggagctgcaataatagagaaactctgaaaaatcgtcgataatagtctgccaatcccacaaaactccgaatctcagtaggtgaagtaggtcgcgtccagcctctaactgcctcaatttTTGCCGGATCTACTGTAATACCTTCCTTagacaccacgtgtcccaaaAATGTCACCGAAGTAAtacagaactcacactttgagaacttggcatacaacttctgttctctcaacctctgaagtacaatcctcaggtgtcggacatggtcctcctcagttttagagtaaaccaagatgtcatcgatgaaaacaataACAAAGAATCAATGTATGGTCtaaacaccctattcatcaaatccatgaatgCTACGGgagcattagtcaatccgaatgacatcactagaaactcataattcCCCTACCGGGTTCGAAATGCCGTCatagggatatctgatgccctaatcttcaactgatgatacccagacctctAATCAATCTTGGAGCACAATGATGCTCTCTgtaattgatcaaataagtcatcaataggctaaagaggatacttattcatCAATGTTACATTGTTCAACTgcctgtaatcaatacacatcctcatagtcccatcttttttcttcacaaacaatactggtgcaccccaaggtgatacactagggcgattaaaacccttactcaataaatcccGCCATTGATcattcaattctttcaactctgctggggACATAGCatatggaggtatagaaataggtTTAGTGTctggctccaaatcaatagcgAAATTGATATCCCTACCAGGAGGAAAGcctggaagatcagaaggaaatacatcgagaaactcctAAACCACGGGAACACAGTCCATGAAAGGTGATTCAACACTATTATCCCAAATAAATGCTAAGTAAGAtaaacaccccctctccaccatTCTCTAAGCACGAATGAAAGAGATAACATTGCTAGGATTAaaaccactaacactcttccactcaacccttgGAACACCAGGCGTTGCTAAAGTTATAGTCTTAGCATTATAATCAAGGATAACGTGATAAGAACAAAgacaatccatacccaagataacatcaaagtctaccatcccagaatgattaagtctacccaagtaTCATACctagccaaagaaacaagacatgATCGATACACttgatccaccactaagggctttacccacgggtgtagaaacacgaataagTACAGTCACGCTAtaacatatcatatcaaatttagaagCAAAATAcatagacacataagagaatgtagtacctggatcaaacaacagaGACGCAGGTCGATGGCCTACagggatgatacctgtaataagAGCATCAGCGGTCTCCGCCTCAGGGCTCTCGGGGAATGCAAAGTAGTGGCCTTCTCGTCCACCTCCACCCTGGGTGGAACCTCTACCCCCACCCTGCTGAGCagcaacaccactactagaaactctatctCCTCTACGTGACTGAACTCTTCCACGACCTCTACACCGTGGTGttggtggtctagtctggagtgaagaattaggtcgaggcccaccacgacctctttgagaagtacactgccgcattagatgatcgggacctccagaagtaaaaaaaaatctctgaCCTGGGAGCTGCTATTGGACCCTGAAAATCCACAATAATTTCCTCGCCTTGTAGTTCGCTGCTGTGAATCGTAGGAGCCCTGACCCGGgctataagaacccctagatgtctggccaccctcaaatgtcagcatagatgcatgaataggtctccgctgctgaaaagaaccactcactctctgtgatcccctacctccagatgaggctCCATGAAACAGGCCTGATATACGGGcccttttagggtccccaaactcctttctctccatcaattccgcctctttggcggcgctcacaatggactggaaAGAAGCCACCCTCCCTAGATGCCTGAAACACAGCTTACCTGATTGAGAAAGTTAATCCCCTCATAACtctgcggatcctctctgtctcatttggaataatggccaacgcatgcctagacaacttGCGAAAATGCacctcatactctgtaaccaATAAACCATCCCGTCTtagactctcaaacctcaagcgactctccactctcacgctccatgggataaaaTGATCTTGGAATATactagcaaactgctcccaagtcactggaggagatccaactggcaaaaCCCCCGAATAAGTCGTCCACTagtctctcgctggtccacaaagctggagtgtagcatatcgaaCCCAATGTGAttcagctaatccaaccacctctagtaactctcggtaggtagttagaaactcatgatcgtcctcgctcttcccaccatgaaactgaggtgggtccatctttcgaaatctctcatacctacattgctcatcctctgtcagaacaaccatggatgcaacttgaccccatactgctggtgcaacatcattctgaacttcgggatctactggtagttTCCCACCGCATCTTGAACAAGTGGAGCTTGTTGttgctcttgggtctgagccccctctATAGTACGAAAGTCATGTGTGTGGTAGTCGCACCACCACTTTGAGAAAAACCCTttagcacacttaacaccctcaatagtgtatcctgaagcaacggtgtgactacaggatctggaggaacctggtcctctctgCCATCAATCTGAAGTTCTGTAGAGACCTCTTTAGCACGACCTATCACTGGTGCTTTTCCTTGTCCACGACCTGTAGCTACTGTCGCAttactagcacgacctctagctcAATATCTACCACTACCtctagctggggcctcaacaactgcctcgggTAGTGCCTCCCATCTACCACCAataacattagttctagtcctcgtcatctgtcaaaagagtatacaacaactcagtactaaagaaggttactacgcacgatgagaaggaatgaataaaaggaagtttcctagtaatccttatagcctctcaaaggtAAGTACAAACGTCTTTGTACAAATCCTGAGACTCTACGAagactcggcttgtatacacgtgagacctatgaacctggggctctgataccatttttgTCAAGATCCAAAAATCGGTGTGATGGAACTCGTCTTATCCAActaagacaagtcagcctaaaacccaatatctaacaaaatgcggaagtaaatgacaatccaacaacaatttctattatgaaaccaagtcatattaattaaatcccaaaaccaggttgtcacgtgcacaagcctctaatataaatattagaattaaaacaaaatagaagtaaaaaatgaagttgtctttcaagtaaaaacaaagtcataaactggagtagtaAAGTTCGTTGAGATGACAACCAACTACCTCACAagcctccacaagatgcctcggaaatgaagagaatggaaggtatcacaaaaattcgggctcgtaacctacaaataTTTGTAGAatcaaggggtgagtaccaaaccactcGGTACcgaacaagcaaacctctaatcacaagttaagtgaacaaaatacgggtactccttacaccctatctaaacctccatgCTACAGCCTAACAGGTTACAGTTATCCAAACACACAACtaaataaccacactctatcagtttacagaTTCTCAAAAACAActtaatattcaacagtcacaagtttcacagagaaacaatcacaagataagcaaaacacgtgttcaagttcatcaataataaaatgtgaaattccatgagatgcaatgtgaaatataatgatgcatgtctttcttaacaatacacacccgctgtctctcagtacgagacccatgggggacatatctgtccatgtatctgtcgcggcgcacgatgTGACCCTCaataatagtaaccttcgcggcacatgatacgtccctcgaaatatgaTATCCATCGCAGCGCGcgtacgaccctcgaaatggtacatcctcttaccacaacaatgtctcagatacaatgcaaatgacatgctcaaatgaaaatgagaagATAAACATTTTGATACCAAAGCACAATTTACAaaaaggaatacaacaccaacaactaAGCAActagtctccaaatcattctcaacatcacacaaggaaatacacgacattcatacgcttaacaagagtttagaaatccacttgccttagtcaatcgaataattactcttggacttgagccttcacTTTCCGTTGAGCTCCTGAATCAATGGAATCTaatcaagtatatattcacaataaggtttcagaactaacatcactcacacttttatgtgtttaatcttaaccaaaaaaatttactccaaatttataatcaagttcgtaattcttgatgtcaagtaacatttcaactattataTTTTCCAAGTTTCAAGTCTAGAATTtcatcctaatttttttttcaatatcataatttaaacgGTACTCACAAAATATCATTCActcaatatttaaataatatacataccaatatattaaaatttgaaccATAATAGAATAACTAAGAATCTAAAAATTACACTCGAAAGAATTCATATTTACGTATCAGAATTATgatccattttctttcttttcaactcTTTTACTCTAACccatgattcaacaagcctttaaCCCTAAagcttttatataatatatatatatataattacacaTCATAATATATCACATTTGGATCTTAATATGGTAACCATAATACAAAATCCTACCCAACAATCGATTAAGCCACCAATGACCTTCAGATTTAATATCTTAAACTGACATACATTACACcaaaaagaaatatcaaaattCTAGGATTTCCAGTGGTTAACTCGTCAAGATTATAATTCATAGCTTTCATTTCTATGACTATTTAATTTACTACATAGTTTCTCACAATTTCTTTTCAAACATAGCACATAAAAAAACAGTGAACTAGTCCGTTTCTCAAATTAAAatgcaaacaaaaataaacacaaCCTTAgcctattattatattatacatatatatatataatttccaatgaaatttacttaaatattaattattgccACAATATATCATCTTTAGAAAATGTCCACACAAATTGCTAGAATCCACGTGCACAATAACCCTTCAAAgtcaattttctctttctttttttttcctatttcaccactaattatttatgttataaaagAATTTCACAATTATGCATCTAtacaaaatcattatttaagAATTTAGTTCTTACCGATGTAACTTGGACGCCGATTTGATTGTGCAGGGGTTATGAAATACTAACCGGgagtttgttttattattattattaaaaaaaagatttaaaagtaTAGAGGGTATTAACTTAATATTTTGACTTGGACCATTAACCaccaatataataaattatttaatatatatccATTAATTAGATAactgtagtttttttttaaaaaaaatcaactttacCGACTAATTATAAATGACTCGGAACAACTATCAGGAGGGTTAAAACtataacttttatgaaattttctaaatatgACTTGTCGGGTCATTACACTTaaaacaacttaacaactttttaagtttaattaatttaattttaacttaatccaaacactatattcaccaaataaacaacattaaatattttaacttatttaaacaacttaacaacttcttaagtctaattattttagttttaacttcATTCCAACTCTATATTTcccaactaaaccacattatatattttaacttatatgaagaacttaacaactttttcaGTCCAATTAGTTTTgcttttaacttaatttcaacacgatattcatcaactaaacaacattatatatttgtacttatttgaagaatttaagaactttttaagttaaattagttttgattttcgttaattccaacactatattcaccaactaaaccacgttctatattttaacttatttgaagatttttacaactttttaagtttaattaatttcattttaacttgattccaacactatattcaccaattaaatcacgttatatattttaacttatttgaagaacttaacaaccTTTTAAGTATACTTAGTTTAGTTTTActtcattccaacactatattcacctaCTAGACCACATTATAcatttaacttatttgaagaatttaataactttttaagtctaattaatttagttttaacttaattccaacactatattcgcCAAGTAaatcacattatatattttaacttatttgaagaacttaacacttttttaagtctaattagttttgtttttaattaattacaagactatattcaccaactaaacaacatcaaataattttaacttaataaatcaacttaataactttctaagtctaattagtttaatgttaacttaattccaacactatattcaccaactaaacgatattatatattttaatatatttgaagaatataacaatttttaatgtctattagtttagttttaacttaatgtcacgacccaaaacgagtcatgactggcacccacacttaacctcctaggtgagcgaaccaacaaatctaaaccccaacatttaccaatagaTCAACTacgaataacaaaaataatgcggatgttccaaaacatattaatgtaaccaattaaataagcttctaaagtttaacacttattatccccaaaatctagaagttaTCAAATCAAGGACATCTATCCACAAATCaccaagtctaagagtgtttaacaaacaaaaataagcaaagagatggtccatgtcctagttcaaagacatcaagacgtgaatgagagaatccagcacgagctagaattaatagctcaccctgaactctgatgtgctggagactggctagagctgagggcgagtagAAGCCGATGGTAaacttgttgcactccacaaaagaacagagaagaaaatacaagtaggggtcagtacaagaaACACGtattgagtaggtatcatcggtcaactaaaaatagaaatctgtatatattgaataataatataaaatgaactacaatacttaacaggaggtaagcaacaaacacatgaaccattaacaacaacaacaacacaataggtacaccatcaatcacaacatcaagcacacgaatgaggactcatgcctccacaccatactcatttggaaataggttctttgagattaaatatattaagttacttcaagattcctttcctttaatgtaattgtgtcgaaacgtgacactcagaTCCCATAATATCgtgtcgtaacgtgacact
Proteins encoded in this window:
- the LOC138337482 gene encoding uncharacterized protein, which encodes MAPFEALYGRQCRSLIDWFDSAEMDSFDTNLLRDAMEQVRMIQYKLLTSQSRQKSYADHRVRALVFMGGDHVWLRVSPMKGVMRFGKKGKLSPRFIGPSEILSRLGEVAYELALPPSLLAVHPVFHVSMLRKYILDESLVHSLDSMELGPDLTFEEEPIDILDRQIQKLRTKEIASVKVQWKHRSLGEATWEMTRTRTNVAGGIGEALPEAVVEALARGRGRSRARGHASRKIVARGRGHGAAPVRGRAREVSTEPQIDDREDQVPAYPVVTPMLQDTLLRMLSVLEGFSHGGGATTTPHDSRTREGDQTQEKQQAPIVQDAVGQLPVDPVVQNDIAPPV